The following proteins come from a genomic window of Sorghum bicolor cultivar BTx623 chromosome 3, Sorghum_bicolor_NCBIv3, whole genome shotgun sequence:
- the LOC8074979 gene encoding CBL-interacting protein kinase 8: MVGGGGGGGGGALRRVGKYEVGRTIGEGTFAKVKFAQNTETGESVAMKVLDRSSILKHKMAEQIKREISIMKLVRHPNVVRLHEVLASRKKIFIILEFITGGELFDKIIRHGRLNEADARRYFQQLIDGVDFCHKKGVYHRDLKPENLLLDSQGNLKISDFGLSAWPAQGSSLLRTTCGTPNYVAPEVLSHKGYNGALADTWSCGVILYVLLAGYLPFDEVDLTTLYGKIESAEYSFPAWFSGGAKSLIRRILDPNPEKRIRIEEIRNDEWFQKNYEPIKEIENEEVNLDDVNAAFDDPEDDTEDAFEDEAGPLTLNAFDLIILSQGLNLAALFDRRQDYDKLQNRFLSRNPAKVILSSMEVVAQSMGFKTHIRNYKMRVEGLSADKTSYLSVMVEVFEVAPSIFMVELQRAAGDTSEYNTFVNNYCSKLDDIIWKFPTEKGKSRMPRLSKSHS; the protein is encoded by the exons ATGGTGgggggtggtggcggtggcggcggcggggcgcTGCGGCGGGTGGGCAAGTACGAGGTGGGACGCACCATCGGGGAAGGCACCTTCGCCAAGGTCAAGTTCGCGCAGAACACCGAGACCGGGGAGAGCGTCGCCATGAAGGTGCTCGACCGCTCCTCCATCCTCAAGCACAAGATGGCCGAACAG ATTAAGAGAGAGATATCCATAATGAAGCTTGTCAGGCATCCCAATGTCGTTAGGCTACACGAG GTTTTGGCAAGCCGGAAGAAGATATTTATCATTCTGGAGTTCATCACTGGTGGCGAGCTATTCGATAAAATT ATTCGTCATGGGAGACTCAATGAAGCAGATGCACGCAGATACTTTCAGCAGCTTATTGATGGTGTTGATTTTTGTCACAAGAAAGGAGTCTACCATCGAGACTTAAAG cccGAAAATCTCCTCCTTGATTCCCAGGGCAATCTTAAAATTTCAGACTTTGGACTGAGTGCATGGCCTGCTCAG GGATCTTCTCTTCTACGTACGACCTGTGGGACCCCGAACTATGTTGCCCCAGAG GTTCTCAGTCATAAGGGATATAATGGCGCGCTTGCTGATACATGGTCATGTGGAGTTATTCTATATGTATTGTTAGCAGGTTATCTTCCATTTGATGAAGTGGACTTGACTACCCTTTATGGAAAG ATTGAGAGTGCAGAATATTCATTCCCAGCCTGGTTTTCAGGTGGTGCAAAATCACTGATTCGTAGAATTCTTGACCCAAATCCAGAGAAG CGAATCAGGATAGAAGAGATCAGAAACGATGAATGGTTTCAGAAGAATTATGAACCTATCAAAGAAATAGAAAATGAGGAAGTCAATCTCGATGATGTCAATGCAGCTTTTGATGATCCTGAG GACGATACTGAGGATGCTTTTGAAGATGAAGCAGGTCCTCTGACACTTAATGCATTTGACCTAATCATTCTTTCGCAAGGATTGAATCTTGCAGCGCTCTTTGATCGCAGACAG GACTATGACAAGCTTCAAAATAGATTCTTATCACGCAATCCAGCAAAGGTCATCTTGTCAAGCATGGAGGTTGTTGCACAATCAATGGGGTTTAAGACACACATTCGCAATTATAAG ATGAGGGTGGAAGGTCTGAGTGCCGATAAGACTAGTTATCTCTCAGTTATGGTTGAA GTTTTTGAAGTTGCTCCATCAATCTTCATGGTAGAACTACAAAGAGCAGCAGGGGATACTTCAGAGTATAACACG TTCGTGAATAACTACTGCAGCAAATTAGATGATATCATCTGGAAATTTCCAACTGAAAAGGGAAAATCAAGGATGCCCCGGTTATCAAA GTCTCATTCATAA